Proteins from one Brevibacillus humidisoli genomic window:
- a CDS encoding ABC transporter permease, translated as MQDSLEGLFDLIGAIIGTTVDGLEFGLTYFPSWVYIILFTAIAWLISTRSIALFTLIGLFLIDNLGYWENTMFTLALVLTSALISIIVGIPLGILCGKSDRTQQIVTPVLDFMQTMPAFVYLIPAVTFFSLGAVPGVIASVIFAMPPTIRLTNLGIRQVPKDLVEAADSFGSTGGQKLVKVQLPMAKATIMAGINQSIMLSLSMVVIASMIGAKGLGADVYRAVTQLKIGEGFEAGLAIVILAIMLDRLTQYIGNQKESRGRVS; from the coding sequence ATGCAGGACTCGCTGGAAGGGCTGTTTGACCTGATTGGCGCCATCATCGGTACGACAGTTGATGGCCTGGAATTCGGGTTAACCTACTTTCCGTCTTGGGTCTACATAATTCTCTTCACTGCCATTGCATGGCTGATCAGTACCCGTTCCATCGCACTGTTTACCTTGATCGGTCTATTTCTGATCGATAACCTCGGATACTGGGAAAACACGATGTTCACACTGGCACTGGTGCTAACTTCTGCCCTTATATCCATCATTGTCGGCATTCCGCTTGGCATTCTCTGCGGTAAAAGTGACAGAACACAGCAAATCGTCACACCTGTTCTCGACTTCATGCAGACGATGCCTGCATTCGTCTATCTGATACCGGCGGTCACCTTTTTTAGTCTTGGTGCCGTACCAGGTGTCATCGCGTCGGTAATCTTTGCCATGCCGCCGACGATACGCCTGACTAACCTGGGGATTCGCCAGGTGCCGAAAGACCTGGTAGAGGCGGCCGATTCATTCGGTTCGACAGGCGGACAGAAGCTGGTGAAGGTACAGCTTCCGATGGCCAAGGCGACGATCATGGCCGGGATCAACCAGAGCATCATGCTCAGTCTGTCGATGGTGGTCATCGCCTCGATGATCGGGGCAAAAGGACTTGGAGCAGACGTGTATCGAGCTGTCACCCAGCTGAAAATAGGGGAGGGGTTCGAAGCCGGACTGGCCATTGTCATCCTGGCAATCATGCTGGATCGGCTTACCCAATATATAGGAAATCAAAAAGAATCGAGGGGGAGAGTATCTTGA
- a CDS encoding glycine betaine ABC transporter substrate-binding protein: protein MKKTMKHSLFALLSAVLLVAGCGNGTETTNTSANNTTSENNSQGEAAEQQSEAKPVGELVDYKIVGIDPGAGLMKSTAKVIEEYGLEKWELVEGSGAAMTAALKDAYEDKKPIIVTGWTPHWKFSKFDLKYLEDPKGIYGAAEQIHTIVKKGLKEEQPSAHAFLDNFSWEPSDMETVMVEVMEGKEPQQAAKDWIANNEEKVNKWIEGVEPVDGATITLGYVAWDSEIASTNVVKAVLEDKLGYKVEMSQVEAGPMWVGVAEGDLDAIVAAWLPTTHADYYKEYEGKFEDLGPNLDGTKIGLVVPAYMEIDSIEDLKAE from the coding sequence TTGAAAAAAACGATGAAACATTCTCTGTTTGCACTGTTAAGTGCTGTACTGCTGGTGGCTGGTTGTGGAAACGGAACCGAAACCACCAACACATCCGCCAACAACACGACGTCAGAAAACAACTCGCAGGGGGAAGCGGCTGAACAGCAATCGGAGGCCAAGCCGGTTGGCGAGCTGGTTGACTACAAGATTGTCGGGATTGACCCAGGAGCCGGTCTCATGAAATCGACCGCCAAGGTGATTGAAGAATACGGCTTGGAAAAATGGGAGTTGGTTGAAGGTTCTGGTGCGGCCATGACCGCTGCTCTGAAAGATGCATATGAAGACAAAAAACCGATCATCGTGACCGGTTGGACACCGCACTGGAAATTTTCCAAGTTTGATCTGAAGTACTTGGAAGACCCGAAAGGGATTTATGGTGCAGCCGAGCAAATCCATACTATCGTGAAAAAAGGCTTGAAAGAGGAGCAGCCGAGCGCGCATGCCTTCCTGGACAACTTCTCCTGGGAGCCGTCCGATATGGAAACGGTGATGGTGGAAGTCATGGAAGGAAAAGAGCCCCAACAGGCAGCCAAAGACTGGATTGCCAACAATGAAGAGAAAGTGAACAAATGGATTGAAGGCGTGGAGCCAGTCGACGGCGCTACCATTACCCTTGGTTATGTGGCGTGGGATTCCGAGATTGCCAGCACCAACGTGGTGAAGGCAGTGTTGGAAGACAAGCTGGGTTACAAAGTAGAGATGAGTCAGGTGGAAGCTGGACCGATGTGGGTTGGTGTGGCAGAAGGCGATCTGGATGCTATCGTGGCTGCATGGCTGCCGACCACGCATGCCGACTACTACAAAGAATACGAAGGCAAGTTTGAGGATCTCGGTCCCAACTTGGACGGCACAAAAATCGGTCTGGTCGTTCCTGCCTACATGGAGATCGATTCGATCGAGGATCTGAAAGCAGAATAA
- a CDS encoding IS1182 family transposase translates to MLSKQQGEGRYQVSVVSLDELVPRDHLVRKIEKAIDFSFIYDLVKDRYSPDNGRPSIDPVVLIKMVFIQYLFGIRSMRQTIKEIETNVAYRWFLGYDFTQPIPHFTTFGKNYVRRFQGTDLFEQIFTRILEEACRHGFVDPSALYIDSTHVKAHANKRKYSKQRVQEEQKKYQQQLHDELNQDRIEHGKKPLPKKSDTKWKEVKQSTTDPDSGWFVKNEKEQTFAYSFHAASDEHGFVVSAVVTAANIHDSQVFTNVFEQAIENVGKPNAVAVDAGYKTPYISKYLLDEGVRPVMPYTRSHTKKGFFRKHDYVYDEYFDCSICPAGQVLSYETTTREGYRMYRSDSEICSHCPLRFQCTESREAVKRISRHIWADYLEEVEHLRHTEVNKRLYTRRKETIERVFANLKEKHGLRWTTLRGLKKVTMQAMLAFAAMNLKKLANWLWNKGNGGRFALTGTLVFCIFHDKPPLLLWQRGGLSAI, encoded by the coding sequence ATGCTTTCGAAACAACAGGGCGAAGGCCGTTATCAAGTATCGGTTGTTTCACTGGATGAATTGGTTCCTCGTGATCATTTAGTTCGGAAAATCGAAAAAGCCATTGATTTTTCCTTCATCTACGATTTGGTGAAAGATCGGTATTCTCCGGACAACGGCAGACCCAGTATCGACCCCGTTGTACTCATCAAAATGGTATTTATTCAGTATCTGTTCGGCATTCGCTCCATGCGCCAAACGATTAAAGAAATCGAAACCAATGTCGCTTATCGTTGGTTTTTGGGATACGATTTTACCCAACCAATCCCTCACTTCACCACATTCGGAAAAAACTATGTCCGCCGTTTTCAAGGTACGGACTTGTTTGAACAAATTTTTACTCGCATTCTCGAAGAAGCATGTCGTCATGGCTTTGTTGATCCTTCTGCCCTCTACATCGATTCCACCCACGTCAAGGCCCATGCCAACAAAAGAAAGTACAGCAAGCAGCGGGTTCAGGAAGAGCAAAAGAAGTACCAGCAGCAGCTGCACGATGAACTGAATCAAGACCGCATCGAACATGGAAAAAAGCCGTTGCCAAAAAAGTCGGATACAAAGTGGAAGGAGGTGAAGCAGAGCACGACTGACCCCGACAGCGGATGGTTTGTCAAAAACGAGAAAGAGCAGACATTTGCTTACTCGTTCCATGCCGCAAGTGACGAACATGGCTTTGTCGTGAGCGCGGTCGTTACAGCCGCCAACATCCATGACAGCCAAGTGTTTACCAATGTGTTTGAACAAGCGATTGAAAACGTGGGGAAGCCGAATGCCGTAGCGGTAGATGCCGGATATAAAACCCCATACATAAGCAAATATCTCTTGGACGAAGGCGTTCGTCCTGTTATGCCCTATACCCGCTCTCACACGAAGAAAGGTTTTTTCCGCAAACACGACTATGTGTATGATGAATATTTCGATTGTTCTATCTGTCCTGCCGGACAGGTTTTGTCCTACGAAACGACTACCCGAGAAGGGTACCGCATGTACCGTTCTGATTCTGAGATATGTAGCCATTGTCCCCTTCGCTTCCAATGTACGGAAAGCCGTGAGGCTGTAAAACGTATCAGTCGCCATATATGGGCAGACTATCTGGAAGAAGTGGAACATCTGAGACATACAGAAGTGAATAAACGGCTGTATACACGCCGAAAGGAAACCATTGAGCGTGTATTTGCTAATTTAAAGGAAAAGCATGGTTTGCGTTGGACCACTTTGCGTGGATTGAAAAAAGTGACAATGCAGGCGATGCTCGCTTTTGCTGCTATGAATCTAAAAAAGCTGGCCAATTGGCTCTGGAATAAAGGGAATGGAGGGCGATTTGCCCTTACGGGCACCTTAGTTTTTTGCATATTTCACGACAAACCCCCACTTCTGCTCTGGCAGAGAGGGGGTTTGTCAGCAATCTGA
- a CDS encoding ketopantoate reductase family protein — translation MRIVVVGGGAVGLLLAGRLAIAGLRVQLVTRGEEQANKLATEPFRLQMLTGKVAEISVETISFAGSLPAADIYFLAVKQPALPQLLSALSTIPRSACVVALQNGMGHDELLATVLKPDQLLFAVNTEGVRRHSPTFVEHTGQGSLRMGPMDRPGEPDRQISRLMRMMQVAGIDCLYEQAMRPVMWRKLLANALINPLTALYEVPNGALVEHRFLLELMRVLFYEASEVARAVALKITDVDWQDILTICRNTSRNQSSMLQDLLSGRQTEIESINGYIMRTSKRYGIAVPAHEALYRSILLKTSLRQARREAFDDHSS, via the coding sequence ATGCGGATTGTTGTCGTTGGCGGTGGGGCCGTGGGATTATTGCTGGCTGGCCGACTCGCGATTGCGGGTCTCCGCGTACAGCTGGTGACACGCGGGGAAGAGCAGGCGAACAAGCTGGCCACGGAACCGTTCAGACTGCAGATGCTGACAGGTAAAGTGGCGGAGATCAGCGTTGAGACGATATCCTTTGCCGGCAGCTTGCCTGCCGCTGATATCTACTTCCTGGCAGTCAAGCAACCGGCACTGCCGCAGCTGCTGTCCGCCCTCTCAACGATTCCCCGTTCCGCATGCGTGGTTGCTCTGCAGAACGGCATGGGGCATGATGAACTGCTGGCCACTGTGTTGAAACCGGATCAGCTCTTGTTTGCTGTAAATACGGAGGGGGTGCGGCGTCATTCGCCAACGTTCGTCGAGCATACTGGACAAGGGTCGCTGCGGATGGGGCCCATGGACAGGCCGGGTGAACCGGATCGACAGATCAGTCGGTTGATGCGGATGATGCAGGTGGCGGGGATTGACTGTTTGTATGAGCAGGCGATGCGACCGGTGATGTGGCGCAAGCTGCTTGCCAATGCGCTGATCAATCCGCTAACAGCACTTTATGAAGTGCCAAATGGCGCATTAGTAGAGCACAGGTTCCTGCTAGAACTGATGCGAGTGTTGTTTTACGAAGCATCTGAAGTGGCCCGAGCAGTCGCTCTGAAAATCACAGATGTCGATTGGCAGGATATTTTGACAATTTGCCGAAATACTTCCCGAAACCAATCATCGATGCTGCAGGATTTGTTGAGCGGTAGGCAGACCGAGATTGAGTCAATCAACGGTTATATCATGCGAACGAGCAAGCGGTACGGGATTGCCGTACCCGCGCATGAGGCGCTTTATCGGTCAATCCTCTTGAAAACGAGTCTTCGGCAGGCGAGGAGAGAGGCTTTCGATGACCATTCTAGCTAA
- a CDS encoding DUF3397 domain-containing protein, with amino-acid sequence MTILANLWGLMIVLPFFGFILVYVVLRLWTKDRRKSLYWSLNVTNIFLIEAVVVFYAEIWPQAVSAWWWIVLLFLSLASLLGWLQLRLRGKLSLVKIGFSTWRLSFVILCFAYFLLFTTGIWKQMQVG; translated from the coding sequence ATGACCATTCTAGCTAATCTGTGGGGACTAATGATTGTTTTGCCGTTTTTCGGCTTTATACTGGTGTATGTCGTACTGCGTCTTTGGACCAAAGACCGACGGAAGTCCCTGTACTGGTCGTTAAATGTAACCAATATATTTTTGATCGAAGCGGTCGTTGTCTTCTATGCTGAGATATGGCCTCAAGCCGTGTCGGCATGGTGGTGGATCGTACTGCTTTTTCTATCATTGGCCTCGTTGCTGGGCTGGTTGCAGCTCCGCCTGCGCGGAAAGCTTTCCCTTGTCAAAATCGGGTTCTCCACTTGGAGACTTTCATTTGTCATTTTGTGTTTTGCGTACTTCTTGTTGTTTACAACAGGAATCTGGAAACAGATGCAGGTGGGATGA
- a CDS encoding helix-turn-helix domain-containing protein has protein sequence MRLPIEAIGQKIRTIRKEKGYTLEILAVKTGLSKGLLSQVERGISQPSLDSLWKITRALEASLVHFFEDVDQKHVHLIRRKDRRQLLFPHSSGMYSLLATGGKAKLGMMQVRLMPGEQTRDQFVQAEGEECLFVMKGKISVYVGDDVFQLEPEDSLYFDSSQPHVVANEGEEEAVILWALTPPQF, from the coding sequence ATGCGGCTGCCGATTGAAGCGATTGGTCAAAAAATTCGCACGATCCGCAAGGAAAAGGGGTATACACTGGAAATTCTTGCAGTGAAAACCGGCCTCAGCAAGGGACTTCTCAGTCAAGTGGAGCGGGGGATTTCCCAACCGTCTCTCGATTCGCTGTGGAAGATTACCAGAGCATTGGAAGCCTCGCTGGTCCACTTCTTCGAAGATGTCGACCAGAAGCACGTGCATCTGATCCGCAGGAAAGATCGACGTCAACTGCTGTTTCCTCACTCCAGCGGCATGTACTCACTGCTGGCGACTGGTGGCAAAGCAAAGCTGGGGATGATGCAAGTAAGGCTGATGCCGGGAGAACAGACCCGGGATCAGTTTGTGCAGGCGGAAGGAGAAGAGTGCCTGTTCGTGATGAAGGGGAAGATATCTGTCTATGTGGGCGATGACGTATTTCAACTGGAACCGGAAGACAGTTTGTACTTCGACAGTTCTCAACCACATGTGGTAGCCAACGAAGGAGAAGAGGAAGCGGTTATCCTGTGGGCACTGACGCCCCCGCAGTTTTAA